A stretch of DNA from Campylobacteraceae bacterium:
AATCCATCTTCATCCCTATATGCACGATCTCCTGAAAAATACTTATTTTCATGTGTTTTAAAATAGGTTTCATAAAATCTTTTTTTGTTTCCATATATGCCTCTCATTTGCCCAGGCCATGAATTATTTATACATAAATCACCTTCTGCCCTGCCTGTTAAAATCTTAGAATTTTCATCTAATAATAAGGGTTTTATTCCAAAAAAAGGTACGCTTGCACAGCCTGGTTTTAATTTTGTAGCATAAGCTTGCGGGCTTATTAAAATACCACCTGTTTCTGTTTGCCACCAGGTGTCAACAATAGGGCAATTTTGTTTGCCTATGTAATTATAATACCAATGCCAGGTTTTTGGATTAATAGGTTCTCCTACGCTTCCTAGAACGCGTAAAGAGGATAAATTGTAGGGTTTAACATACTCATCACCTTCTTTCATTAAGGTTCTAAGAACTGTGGGTGCTGTATATAAAATATTTACCTTATGTTCTTCTACAATTTTCCAGAATCTTGATGGGTTTGGATACGTAGGCATACCTGCAAAAATGACTGTAGTAGCCCCATTTGCAAGAGGGCCATATACAATATAAGAATGTCCTGTAATCCAACCCACATCAGCAGTACACCAGTAAATGTCTTTTTCTTTATAATCAAAAATCATTTCATGGGTAAAAGAAGCATACACCATATAACCACCAGTAGTATGTAAAATACCTTTGGGTGTTCCTGTTGAGCCTGAGGTATATAAAATAAATAAAGGGTCTTCTGCTTTCATTTGTTCTGGTTCACAAATTTTTTCATACTTGTGTTTAATTTCATGATAATAGATATCTCTTTCTTTATTCATAAATACGTTTGTATTTTTGTGTTTTATGACTAAAACTGTTTTTACTTTGACACCTTTTATTTTTAGGGCTTCATCTACAATATTTTTATATTCAATCTTTTTTCCACCTCTTTGTCCTTCATTTACAGTAATTACAAAGTGTGATTTACAATCTTTTAAGCGTTTTGCAATAGCTAAAGAAGAAAATCCTCCAAAAATAACAGAATGCACAGCCCCAATTCTTGCACAAGCAAGCATGGCAAAAACAGTTTCTTTTATCATGGGCAAATAAATAGTAACTCTGTGGCCTTTTTTTACGCCTAAGTCTTTGAGTGCATTGGCTAAAACACATACTTCTTCATACAGTTGTTTATAACTTATGTGTTCTGCTTGGTTCTCTTCATCTGCTTCACAAATCAGCGCGGTTTGAGAAGCTCTTTTTTGCAAGTGCCTGTCAATACAATTCACACTGGCATTTAAAACTCCTTCTTTAAACCAAGAAATATGTAAATCTTCTTTTTTAAAAGAAACATCTTTTATAGTATTAAAATCATGATACCAAGAAATTCTTTTGGCTATTTTTTTCCAAAAATTTTCATTGTTTAGGAGGGATTCGTTATAAATTTTGGAATAGTTTTTATTATTAAGGTGATGTTTATGTAATAACATCTCTTTGGGTTCAAGTAGAAACTTGTTCATTATAAATCCTTCTTGTTATTGGGTAATAATAAATATTATTAATGATAACGAAGAAGTGATTAGTAGTAAAAAAAGAATTTAATGTAAATTAAAAATTAAACTTTTCTTAAGATTTTAAAGATGTTTTTCTAGCCATGCTTGTTTTTCTTTTTTACTTAAAAAACTCCAAACTAAAATTCTAGATATTTTTTGACCTTGTTTCATTTCAAGAATTTTAATATCAATGGCTTTTAAGTTCTTAAGTTTTCGCTCGAAAATACTTAAGTGCTCTTTTTTAGAAACCAAAGTAGAGAAACAAAAGAAATTCTTTTTATAAAGTGTACTTTGAGAAATAAGTTTAGATATAAACTCTACTTCTCCACCTTGACACCAAAGTTCACTTGCAGTTCCTGAGAAATTAAGTACCGTTTTAGCATATTCATCTTTTTTTAGGTTCTTTATTTTTCTGCTTGAAGCAGCACTGGCATCTTCTTGTGATTTATGAAACGGAGGGTTACAAATACTTGCCATGAAATATTCATCGTTTGAAACAATGTTTTTTAATACATCACTTTGTTTATTTTGGAACCTAAATTCTACTTTATTGTTCAAAGATATATTGGATGCTACAATATTTTTTGCAATGTCTAAAGACTCTTGTGAGCTATCACTTGCTACAAGGTCCCAATCATAAGCAGAACTTGCAATAATAGGATAAATACAGTTAGCACCTGTTCCTATGTCTAAAATCTTTACGTCTTTTCCTCTTGGAATTGTATTGTTATTGTTTTGCATTAAATATTGTGCTAAATAGTGTATATAATCTGCACGTCCAGGAATAGGAGGAATTAAATGCTGCTGTGGTAAATCATAATTCTCTATTTTATAATAGTGTTTTAAGAGCGCTTTATTAAGGGCAAGTACTGCTTTTGTATTAAAAAAATCTATGGATTCATTATTGTATTTATTTATTAATACATATTCTTTTAAAGCAGGGTAAGAAGTACAAAGTTCATCAAAATTGTATTCTTGATTGTGCGGATTGTTTTTATGGAGTGTTTTTGTTTTTTTCATTGTTTATCTTAATGTTTTTTTGTATTATAACCTAATTATATGAGTTGAGAGTGAACAAAACTATTGTAATGCCCCTCTTCTAAAGACAAAGTCTCATGATTTCCTTCTTGTACAATATTCCCTTCATGTAAAACATAAATTTTATTGGCATTTTTTACTGTACTTAAACGATGCGCAATAGTAATAACGGTTTTGTTTTTTAATACTTTTTCTAAATCTGCAAAAAGTCTGGTTTCTGTATGTACATCCAAAGCAGAAGTTGATTCATCGAATATTACAACAGCAGGATCAGCAATAATCATTCGTGCAATGGATAAGCGTTGGCGTTGTCCTCCGCTTAAACGAATTCCATTTTTCCCAACAATGGTATTTAAACCCTCTTTCATGTCATTTATAAGTTCTGTCATTTGAGCTATTTCAAGGGCTTCTTTAATTTTATTATCGCAGATTTCATCATTTCCCATAGTAATATTAAATCTAAGAGTATTATTAAATAAAATAGGCATTTGAAGTACTAAAAATATATTTTCTCTTAAAGAAGATTTTTTAATATCATGAATGGAGATATCATTGTAAAAAATATTCCCACCTTTTAGGGTATAAAAAGAAGATATTATTTGAGCAAGGGTCGTTTTACCTGAACCACTAGCGCCTATAAAAGCCACTTTTTCACCGGCTTTAATAGAAAAAGAAATATCATCTAAAACAATTTTATCTGTATTGTAAAAAAATCGTAGTTTTTTAACATGTATGTCTAAAGCATTGTTTTTAAGTTTTAATATTTCATGGCTGTCTTCTTCTAAATGCAAATCAAGAATTTTATTAATTCTTTTAATGGCTGCTTTTGCAGATGCATAAGAGTACTGCATGGATAAGATATCTTGAATGGGAGTTATTATAAACCAAATATAACCAAACATTGCAAACATTAAACCAATAGATAAATCACTGTAAGCCACCATAATTAAACCAGAGGCTCGTAATACTTCAAAAGCAACTAAAAAAATAGTAAAAGAAAAACGCTCATAAGCCAAACTTTTATAGGCGTATTCATTTGATGTTATTTGCACGTTTTTGGCTTTGTTAATGGCATTTTGAAAAAAGTTCTCTTCTTTATTTGATGCTTTTATTTGTGAAAAAAGTTCTAAAACTTCTGAAATATTGTTTTGAAAATCTTCTACTGCTTCATTTTCTTCTTTTTTTAATACAGAAACATTTTTTGAGATTCTCTTGGATAAGAGCATGATTATTGGTTGTATGGTTAAAATCATAAGTCCAAGCATGGGATGAATAATAATCATTACAACAGAAACGGCGAGAAGTGTTAAAACAGAGGAAATTAATTTTGAACTGCTGGTTATAATAAATGCATCCAAGGTATTAACATCGGTAATTAAATTAGCAGATACAGCGCCAGATCCTAAGGTTTCATATTCATTGATACAAACACGTTTTAAATGCGTAAGAAGTTTTTCTCTTATTTTAAACGTAACATGTTTGGAAATTTTTGTAAAAATTTTAGTAATAATTACTGAGAGAATAAAATATACTATACGCAATATTATGACAGACAAAGTTACAATGCTTATATAATAAAAAGCATCCCCAGATCCTATGATTGTATCAATACTAGCTAAAATTGAACTGGGTTTATCTAAAAGAACTTCGTCCACTAACATAGGCAATAACAAAGGAATGGGAATAGAAATCATTATTGCAAGCACAGTAACAATTTGACCAATTATAAGCGCTTTCTTTTTTTCTAGAACGCTTTGGAAGATGAATTTAAAAGTAATATTTCTTGACATAAGATATTAGACTAGTTCATTTCTTCACAAATATTGGATTTTAATTTTTCATTGTATACACAGTGTAATCCACATTTATAAGTAGCTAAATCTAAGTTTTCTTTTATTAAATAAGATTTTGCAAGTTCTTGACATTTTTTTAAGTCTTTTGTTGTATCTTCCAAAATTAAAAAACGTTTGGTATTGCTAGGATCTGGATAAATAAACGCACTCCACTTGTCTTCTACTTCTTCAAAACATCCTTGAAATAGAACTGCTGTACAAAGTACTAATAAAATATTTTTAATCATAATGCTCACTTTTGTGTTTTTTAAGTCAAAAATAAAAAATAATTAAATTTTATGTATTTTTAACGGGCTTTTGTTAAAGGATTCTAATGAAATATTTCTTAAGATAGGATTTTATTAAGGGTATTCTTCATAATAGTGAACTCTTTAAGTTCTTCTTTTAATCGTAAGTTCTCTAAATACATTTCAATGGCTTTGTTTAATTGTTCAGATATTTTTCCTGTAGATGCTGATTTATTAATCGTATCTGGTTTATATCCAATTTCACTTGCCAGTCTTTTATACGTTAATTGTAAGTCTTTACACACTTGTTTGATAATATTTGGATGCAATTCTTTATAAAGTTCTGTAAAAGAAATATCAAATTCTTCACAAACCTCTTCTAAAATACTTTTTTTATTTAATAAAGAAAGTCTGTGCAGATTTGCAGGAGAATTGGGTTTATAAATATTAAATTTATCTTTTGATACAGATATAAACAGTTTGTTACCATCACATCCAATCATATATTCAAAAGAATCAACTAACGCATTGTTTTCTCTGTGTTTAAATTCTTCTATGAACATCAAAGAGTTAATTGTTTTTGCTTTTGTTTTAGCTTCTTTGTATTCTTCAAAAGTGATTTCAAAATTATGATGTTTATAATCAACATAAATCGAATCTTTTGGCATGTTTCCATTTACTTTTATATGGAAATTTGTTTGTGTATCTCTGTTATTTGAAAATACATTTACTAAATTGTCTATTTTTAGCATATAATTTGATAGAAAATCGTTTATAACTTCTTCTACTTCAGGGATGTCAGTATAACCACATTCTTGGTCTCTTACAATATAAGGGACAGAATTGAATAATTTTCCTACTTGGGGCATTTTAGGTCCTATTATTTTAATATGTGCATTATATGATTTATTTTATTATTAAATGCTTATTTTAGTATAATTATTAAACAATTAAAATATTGATAATATAACTAATTATTTTAATTGCTTAAATGTCTTTTGTTTTTACCAAAAAATTAAAAATATAGACTAAAATATGTTTAACAATATTTAAAAGGTTGGTATTTATGAAAAATTACGATTTGATAATTATAGGAGCTGGACGAGCAAGTAATTTAGCAGTAAAAGCTTCAAAATTGGGAAAAAAAGTTGCATTGATAGAAAAAAGTGCTTTAGGAGGTACTTGTCCCAATAGAGGATGTGTTCCATCAAAGTTATTAATTGGATATGCCCATGTTGCACGTGCTATAAAAGAATCAAAAAAACATTTTATTGAAGCAAGTATTCAAAATATTGATCTTGAGAAAATTTTTGAAGAAAGTAATGCTTATGTTAATGGTATAGATAGTGTATATAAAAATAAATTTAATGAAAATGTTACTGTTTATAAAGGAAATGCAAGTTTTCTTAATAATACTACGGTTAAAGTAAACAATGAAGAATTAAGTGCAAAAATTATTGTTATAGCAACAGGTACAAGACCTATTGCGCCAGAACATCAAAAAGCCTGGAGCAGTGATGATTTATTTCCCTTAAAAACACGTGTTCCTAAATCTATTACTATTGTAGGTTCTGGGTTCATAGCTTGTGAACTTGCGAATTTTTTTGATGCGGTGGGTATTAAAACCAAATTGTTAGTGCGTTCAAATACTTTATTGAAAAATGAAGATGCTTATATTTCTGATATTTTTAAAAAAGAGTTTTCTAAAAATATAGATATTGATTTTGAAACAACACTGGAAGACGTGCAGTATAGTAAGAATGAATTTACAATGAAATTAAAACATAAAAATAAAACAAGTACGCTTCATAAAAGTGAAGCTTTATTATATGCAACAGGAAGAATAGCTAATACGGATACGCTGGAACTAGAAAATACGGACATAAAAATCAAAGCAAATGGTTTTATTAAAAGAGATGCATTTTTCCAAAGTTCTGTAAAAGGAGTTTATGTTGTAGGAGATGCAAGTGGAGAACATATGTTACAACATGCGGCTGCTTATGAAGTGAATTATTTGTACAAAATTTTATTTGCGAATGAAAAAAAACCCTTGGCTTTTAAATATATGCCTCATGCTGTTTTTACTGATCCTGAAATTGCAAGTGTTGGATATACACAAGAAGAATTGGACTCTAATAAGAGAGTTTATGTAAGCTCAACAACAAACTGGTTAGCAAGTGCAAAAGCAATGTCTACCAAACGTACTTATCCCCGTACGAAATTATTAGTAGATCCTGCTTCTTATGAAATATTAGGATGTCATTTAATAGGACCAGAAAGTTCAACCTTGATGCATCAAATTTTGGCAGTAATGCATATAAATAATGATGTAAGGCATTTAAAAGATATGTTGTATATTCATCCTGCATTAAGTGAAGCTATCTTACCAGCAGCCGTAAAAGTAATGGAGGCTGTAAATAATTATAAAGAAAAGAGTCAAGCTTAGTATATGATTTTACACTATTATTATGATATTATTAACAAAAAAAGTGATTAAATGAAAAAATTATTATTAATGCTTCTTTGTTTTTCTTTTGTGTATTGCGAAAACTTTTCAGAAATGAGTACACAGGAGCTTATTGCAATAATGGGCTATGTAAAACCTGCTAAAATAAATAATTTTAAGCGAGAACTTAACTCTAGGCTTTCTACTATGAATGCTTCAGAAAAAAAAGAGTATTTAAAAAATGTTAAAAAGATGAAATAATGAAAAAGAAAATATTTTTATTAGAAGATGATATTACCTTGAATGAAACGATTTCTGAGTATTTAAGTGAAAATGATTATGAGGTCGTATCTATGTTTGATGGTTATGAAGCTTATACTCACTTGTATGAAAACTCTTATGATTTGATTTTACTGGATGTTAATGTTCCTTCATTAAATGGTTTTGAGCTTTTGAAAAACCTACGCAATCATAATATTTTAGTACCTGCTATTTTTTTAACGTCTTTAAATTCAATGGATGATTTTGAAAAAGGCTATGAGAGTGGCTGTGATGATTTTTTACGTAAACCTTTTGAATTAAAAGAACTTCTTTTGCGTATTAAAACCATTATAAAAAACGGTTATTTTCATAATATAAATGAAAGAATAGAAATAGATACAGGTATTTTTTACGATGTTAATAACAATACTTTATATAAAAATGATGAAAAAATAGTTTTAAATCATAAAGAATGTTTGTTATTAAAGTTTTTTTTACAAAAACAAAATACTTTAATTTCTCATGAAGAAATACACCAAGCTCTTTGGGATTATGACGAAGTGTTTAGTGATAATTCTTTGCGAACCTATATTAAAAACTTACGAAAAATATTCGGTAAAGACAGGATAATCAGTGTTAAAAAATTTGGGTATAGATTTACATCAAAGTGAAAAAAAGACTTTATATTCTTTTTTAAGCCTTTATACTTTCCTTTGCCTTGTAATTATCTTTTTTGTCTCTTTTTTATATTTTACTTTTCAAAAAGACTTAATGCTTCAAAATAAAAGAGAAGTATTACAAGCTTATTCCAAAGACTTTATCTTACGTTTAAAAGACTTACATATTAATTTTGACAAATACAAATATTATCCCAGAGATGAAAAATTCAATTCAGCTATTTATGACAGTGAGCAAACGCTTATTTTTTCAACCCTAGAAGCCAAAAATGTTTCTTTAAATGAAGTTATTTATACCAATACTTCTCATATTCATTTTATAGAAGAACCTGAATCTTATTATTTAGGGGCTAAGTATATTGTTATTGAGATAATAGACAAAAATGATTGGTTTTTTAGTGTAAAAAAAGAGATAGCACTTTTTTCAAGTATTGCTTTTATTTTTATGTTTTTAATGGGATTTTTTTTATTAAGATTATTTTTAAAACCAATGAGAGACTCTTTTTTCCTTTTGGATAATTTTATAAAAGATACAACGCATGAGTTAAATACGCCCTTAATGGTTATTACTTCAAATGTTGAAATGCTTAAAAACCATAGTTTTGATGAAAAAATTCAAAAAAAGATAAACAGAATAGAAATTGCAGCACGCACGGTTTCAAATATTTATGATGATTTGACGTATTTAACGCTTAATAATAAAATTATTTCAAAGAATGAGAATATAAACCTAAGTATTTTGTTTCTTCAACGCATTGAATATTTTAAATCCTTATCAAAAAGTAAAAAAATAACAATGCACTCACAGATAAACAAAGATATTTTTATTTATTGCGATAATAAGAAGATTTCTAAAATAATCGATAATTTAATTTCCAATGCTATTAAATATAATAAAATAAAAGGAAGTATACATTTTATTTTAAAAGAGTCTTATCTTTGCATAGAAGATACGGGTATTGGGATTAAAGAAGAAGATATAAAATATCTGTTTCAGCGTTACTCTCGTTTTTCTTATCAAGTTGGGGGTTTTGGGATTGGACTTAATATAGTTAAACTTATTTGTGATGAGTATGATATAAATATTACGGCTTCTTCTCTTATTAAGAAAGGAACAAAAATGGAGCTTAGATGGTAAAAGTTTTAATGATAGGGTTTTGTTTAATAATACAAATGCAAGCTTCTGTGTACAAGCAGAACTGTTTATCTTGCCATAACAAACTTCCTGTTTCAATTGATAAGTTTTTTTATAGGTATTTGCTTACGTATTCTTCACAAGGTGAGCTTAAAAAACAAATGCTCTCTTATCTGCAAAATCCCAAGGAAAAAAATACCATAATGCCAGAAGCTTTTATTAGTCGTTTTGGAATAAAAGAAAAAACATATTTAAGCAAAGAAGAATTAAAAAGTGCTTTAGATGAGTACTGGGAAGAATATAAAGTATTTGGGAAGTTAGAGTAAAACAGTAATAAGATTGTTAGGAAAGCAATCTTATTACGGCATCTTGTTTAATATTATTACTTTGGGCAAGGGCATAAATACCTGCTTGTGTTAATACATTGTTTTTATTAAAGTTTGCTATTTCTTCTGCAATATTGGCTGAACTTAGAACAGATTGCGCTTCTTGTGTTTGAGTATAAGCAGAAATCAATGATCTTCCAGAGCTTTCTAATTGGTTTTGTGAGCTTCCTAATTCTGAACGAAAGCTGCTTAAGGTGCTAATAGCAGAATCAACAGTCTCTAAATATTCTCTTGCTGTACTTGAATCAAAAGTAGCTGCATCTTGATTTAATAAGTTTTCAAGACCAAGTCCTAGCGTATTTGCTTGAATTCCTTGTGTTTCAATGGTATCAGAACTTGAATTCCCTGCTTGAAAACTTAAATTTGCACTTGTTTCTTGTGAAGTGGCATTTTCTTGTAAGAGATAATTGCCATTATAATTAGTAGAGCTTGCAATATTGTTTAATTGCTCACTCAAAGCTTGAATATCTTTTAAAATATTTGCTCTTCCATCATCTGAAGTTGTATCGGTTGAGGCTTGTAAAAGTTTTTCTTTAATGGTATCTAGGATATTACTTTGTTCATTAATAGCCTGATCTGCAATTTGTGTTAAAGCAACACCAGAATTAACATTTGAAATAGATTGTGCATAACCACTGCTTTGTTTTTGTAGTTGGGCAGATATAGCTAAAGAGGAAGCATCATCACTGGCAGAGTTTAATTTTGAGCCACTTGAAATTCGCTCTAATGCTTTATTTCCATTTAAATAAGAACTCTGATTGTACGATATTCCTGAATTAATTTCCATAAGAACTCCTTGATGTATACAAATTGTATACTTAAAGACTTTAAAATAGAATTAAAGGCATAAACTAGTTATTTGTGAATTTAAATTTATTTGTTTGGGTGTTTAGAAAAGGATAGAATTTATAGTAAATTTTGTAAAAATAACAAAAGTGTTCTTTAGTAGTAGGATTAAAATTTTACATAAAAAAAGGCTTGTGAAAACACAAGCCTTTTAAAAAAAAATAGAATTATTTTTTTCCAGATACTGCTTCTTTTAAAGATTTTCCAACTTTAAATTTAGCTACAGTAGTTGCAGGTACATTAACTGTTCTGTCTGTTCCTGGTACTTTCGCTGTTCTAGCAGCTCTGTCAGCTGTAGAAAAAGTTCCAAAACCAATAAAACTAACGTTTTCTCTTTTTACTAATGTTTCAGTAATTGTTTCAAGTACTGCATCAACTGCACCCTTAGCGTCTTTTTTAGATAATCCAGCTTTTGCTGCAATTGCGTCGATAAATTCTGCTTTATTCATAGAAAAATCCCTTTGTTTAAATTTAAGATAGGCAAACTTTATACTATCTAAGCTTACAAATACCTAAAAGTAGGCTCATTACTTAAATAATTGTATTTTTCTTATATATCTCCCATTAAAAAGATGATTTTAGACTAAGTAATCTACAACTATTTTCTAAGATTGCAATTTTTTTTAATAAAGAATTAATATCTCTGTCGTAAACATAAGTACCTACACCTTTGATTATCATGACATGATTATGGGATTCTTTTAAATATTTTGTAATCTCCAAACCATTTCTGTTATACCAAGTTGAGAAATCCCCTGGATCATAAATAGGAAGTTCATTAAACGCTGTTTTGCCAAAGTAGTCTTCAAAAACAATTTTATCGTGCGTTAAAGAATATGCTGTTGTATAAAGAGGCACTCCAAAAGCAATATATTTTGCTTCATGAATGTTATTATAAATATTGGCATGAATATGAGAATCCATACTTGCTGTATTCCATCTGTAATCTTGTGTAATAATACTTAAGTCACAATATGCATTTTCATCCATTTTATCAAACATTGAGTCCGATTTATTGATTAAGAACCTGTGCTGGTCAGTCTTTGCTGAAATCGCACCATGGTAAATACCAAAAAAATTCTTTCTAAACATTATAGAACAAATGCTGGATAATAAATTTATTGTTTTTTTATCAGTCATTTTAAAAAGCCTTAAATTAAAGTTTTGTTATGATATCAAAAATAAAATAAGGATGTATTTAATGACTGCACCACATATACCTGTACTATACAATGAAACGCTAAAGGCTTTTGAAGATATAGAAGAAGGTTATATCATTGATTGTACTACTGGTTATGCAGGACATTCCAAGGGTTTATTACTTCAAAACGATGATATTAAGCTTATTTGTAATGATCAAGATGATGAAGCTTTAGATTTTTCAAAAATTGCTTTAGAAGAATTTTCTCCCAGAGTTAGGTTTAACAAAGGGAATTTTGAGCATATTTTTGAACAATTTAAAGATTTTGAAATCAGAGGAATTTTGGCTGATATTGGCGTTTCTTCTTTACAATTGGATAAAAAAAGCAGAGGTTTTTCTTTTGAGAGTGAAACTCTTGATATGAGAATGGATGATAAACAAGAACTGGATGCTTCTTTTGTTGTCAATAATTATTCCCAAGATGAATTAGAACGAGTATTTGATGAATGTGGAGAAGTAAGAGAATATAAAAAAATGGCCTCACTTATTGTTAATAACAGGCCTTTTACATCTGCAAAAAACCTAGCCGCTTGTATATCAAAAAACATGCATAAAGGGCGAATTCACCCAGCAACTCTTCCTTTTCAAGGAATTAGAATAGAAGTAAATGATGAGCTTGGTGTGTTAAAGCGATTATTTGATTCTCTTGCTTTGTTTAAACCCAAAAATTGTATTGTGGCTATTATTTCTTTTCATTCGTTGGAAGATCGAATAGTAAAACAATATTTTAAACAATGGAGTAAAAAATGTATTTGTCCAAGTGATGCGTTTAGATGTACTTGTGGAAATAATAACTCTTTGGGAAAAATTCTTAGTAAAAAACCAATTACTCCTAGCGCGCTTGAGATTAAAGTGAACCCACGCTCACGTTCTTCCAAATTAAGGATTTTTAAGTTTGATTAAACTAAATGCAAAAAATTCAATTATTATTGCTCTGTCTGCTTTAGGCATTGCATTATTATTGTATTTCCCAAAAATATATATAAAAAACAATATCTATTATACTTCTAAAGATATTAATAAACTTTTTGGGCATTATATTTCTTTGAAAGAAGAAAACAGATTTTTAGTTCAACAATTAGAAGATATGAAGTTTAAAAATCAAATTATTGATTCTTTGATTATAAATACCTTGGATAAACAATGATAAAATATATTATCTCTTTTGCTTTAAATAAACCCATTCTAAACCATCTTCTCTTGTTGTTTTTACTGCTTTTGTCTGTATTTTCTTATTTTAATATTCCTAAAGAAATATTTCCACCTTCAAAAATGCAAGCCATTTCTATACTTGGAAGTTATGCAGGCGCTAGTTCTGAACTCTTGGATAAAATAGTTGTTGAAGACTTAGAAGATGATTTAGGTCAGGTATCTGATGTATCAAAAATTTCTTCTACTATTAAAAATGGATTTTTTACTATTGTTTTGGAATTAAAAAAAGACGTAAATGTAAATGATGTTATTTTTGAAGTAAAAGACATTGTAAGTAAAAGTAAAAAAAATCTTCCTTCTGATATGGATGAACCTACTATTAGTGAAGTTATTTATAAAATACCTCTTATCACTGTAGTACTTAGTTCAGCACTAAAAAAAGAAAAACTCTTAGTTATTGCAAAAGATGTAAAAAGAGACATTATTAAACTAAAAGATTTATCCGAAGTTGAAATTTGGGGCGATTCTTCTAAAGAACTAGAGATTGTTTTTAATGAAAAAAAAATAGATGCGTATGGCTTAAATGTAAATGATGTAATAACAGCGGTACAAAATCAAAGCAGTATTTTTCCCTTGGGCGTTATAAAAGACAGTAAAAGGCATTATTATTTAAGTACGTATAATGGTGAAAAAGAACTAAAAACATTAGAAAACTCTTTACTTACTGTGAATAATTTAAGTCTGCGTCTTAAAGATATAGCAAAACTTGATTTTACACTGGATGATAATTCTTTTGTCTCCCATTTTAATGGGGTAAGAGATATTTCTATTGGTATTAATAAAAGTGCCTCAGGCGACGCTA
This window harbors:
- a CDS encoding class II aldolase/adducin family protein codes for the protein MTDKKTINLLSSICSIMFRKNFFGIYHGAISAKTDQHRFLINKSDSMFDKMDENAYCDLSIITQDYRWNTASMDSHIHANIYNNIHEAKYIAFGVPLYTTAYSLTHDKIVFEDYFGKTAFNELPIYDPGDFSTWYNRNGLEITKYLKESHNHVMIIKGVGTYVYDRDINSLLKKIAILENSCRLLSLKSSF
- the rsmH gene encoding 16S rRNA (cytosine(1402)-N(4))-methyltransferase RsmH; its protein translation is MTAPHIPVLYNETLKAFEDIEEGYIIDCTTGYAGHSKGLLLQNDDIKLICNDQDDEALDFSKIALEEFSPRVRFNKGNFEHIFEQFKDFEIRGILADIGVSSLQLDKKSRGFSFESETLDMRMDDKQELDASFVVNNYSQDELERVFDECGEVREYKKMASLIVNNRPFTSAKNLAACISKNMHKGRIHPATLPFQGIRIEVNDELGVLKRLFDSLALFKPKNCIVAIISFHSLEDRIVKQYFKQWSKKCICPSDAFRCTCGNNNSLGKILSKKPITPSALEIKVNPRSRSSKLRIFKFD
- a CDS encoding HAMP domain-containing histidine kinase, producing the protein MLKNLGIDLHQSEKKTLYSFLSLYTFLCLVIIFFVSFLYFTFQKDLMLQNKREVLQAYSKDFILRLKDLHINFDKYKYYPRDEKFNSAIYDSEQTLIFSTLEAKNVSLNEVIYTNTSHIHFIEEPESYYLGAKYIVIEIIDKNDWFFSVKKEIALFSSIAFIFMFLMGFFLLRLFLKPMRDSFFLLDNFIKDTTHELNTPLMVITSNVEMLKNHSFDEKIQKKINRIEIAARTVSNIYDDLTYLTLNNKIISKNENINLSILFLQRIEYFKSLSKSKKITMHSQINKDIFIYCDNKKISKIIDNLISNAIKYNKIKGSIHFILKESYLCIEDTGIGIKEEDIKYLFQRYSRFSYQVGGFGIGLNIVKLICDEYDINITASSLIKKGTKMELRW
- a CDS encoding response regulator transcription factor, whose translation is MKKKIFLLEDDITLNETISEYLSENDYEVVSMFDGYEAYTHLYENSYDLILLDVNVPSLNGFELLKNLRNHNILVPAIFLTSLNSMDDFEKGYESGCDDFLRKPFELKELLLRIKTIIKNGYFHNINERIEIDTGIFYDVNNNTLYKNDEKIVLNHKECLLLKFFLQKQNTLISHEEIHQALWDYDEVFSDNSLRTYIKNLRKIFGKDRIISVKKFGYRFTSK
- a CDS encoding HU family DNA-binding protein, with amino-acid sequence MNKAEFIDAIAAKAGLSKKDAKGAVDAVLETITETLVKRENVSFIGFGTFSTADRAARTAKVPGTDRTVNVPATTVAKFKVGKSLKEAVSGKK
- a CDS encoding flagellin, with amino-acid sequence MEINSGISYNQSSYLNGNKALERISSGSKLNSASDDASSLAISAQLQKQSSGYAQSISNVNSGVALTQIADQAINEQSNILDTIKEKLLQASTDTTSDDGRANILKDIQALSEQLNNIASSTNYNGNYLLQENATSQETSANLSFQAGNSSSDTIETQGIQANTLGLGLENLLNQDAATFDSSTAREYLETVDSAISTLSSFRSELGSSQNQLESSGRSLISAYTQTQEAQSVLSSANIAEEIANFNKNNVLTQAGIYALAQSNNIKQDAVIRLLS